In Penicillium oxalicum strain HP7-1 chromosome I, whole genome shotgun sequence, a single window of DNA contains:
- a CDS encoding ATP-dependent RNA helicase has1, with translation MPGPVDTAKTITKKRKRKHAARGGADDEEVAKPVKAQSSPAVKEKKAAASVKPASDKSTKKRKVDHSSSADEGSDSEAEEVEVAEEAEDSDDVKENNDDDKDNVEEVNGKNEDLPGMDQVRLPQIEGELKKFTELNLSEKTMKGIQDMGFETMTEIQQRTIPPLLAGRDVLGAAKTGSGKTLSFLIPAVEMLSALRFKPRNGTGVLVVSPTRELALQIFGVARELMAHHSQTYGIVIGGANRRAEAEKLVKGVNLLIATPGRLLDHLQNTQGFVFKNLKTLVIDEADRILEVGFEDEMRQIVKILPTEERQTMLFSATQTTKVEDLARISLRPGPLYINVDHRKEHSTVEGLEQGYVLCEADKRFLLLFSFLKRNLKKKIIVFFSSCNCVKYHAELLNYIDLPVLELHGKQKQQKRTNTFFEFCNAKQGTLICTDVAARGLDIPAVDWIIQFDPPDDPRDYIHRVGRTARGANGKGRSLMFLQPSEVGFLKHLKEARVPVVEFEFPNSKIVNVQSQLEKLIGQNYYLNKSAKEGYRSYLQAYASHSLRSVFDVHKLDLVKVAKGFGFSAPPRIDISLGASLGRDKKQEQQGRRTYGSQPKGGKGLKFKRKHDD, from the exons ATGCCTGGCCCCGTGGACACCGCCAAGACCATTacgaagaagcgcaagagaAAGCACGCCGCTCGCGGCGGagcagatgatgaggaagTGGCCAAGCCAGTCAAGGCTCAGTCAAGCCCTGCagtgaaagagaagaaggcagCCGCCTCTGTGAAACCTGCATCGGACAAATCTACCAAGAAGCGCAAAGTGGACCATTCCTCCAGTGCGGATGAGGGAAGCGAcagcgaggccgaggaggtcGAAGTTGCTGAAGAGGCCGAGGACTCTGATGATGTGAAGGAGAataatgatgatgacaaGGACAATGTGGAAGAGGTCAATGGAAAGAACGAAGATCTTCCCGGCATGGATCAAGTTCGCCTGCCGCAGATCGAGGGTGAGCTGAAGAAGTTCACCGAGTTGAACCTTTCCGAGAAGACCATGAAGGGCATTCAAGATATGGGCTTCGAGACGATGACGGAAATTCAGCAGCGGACTATCCCTCCCCTCTTGGCCGGTCGCGATGTGCTGGGTGCTGCCAAGACTGGTTCCGGAAAGACTCTGTCCTTCCTGATTCCTGCTGTGGAGATGCTGAGCGCTCTGCGCTTCAAGCCTCGCAATGGTACCGGTGTGCTCGTTGTATCACCTACCCGAGAGTTGGCTCTCCAGATCTTCGGTGTTGCTCGTGAGCTCATGGCGCACCACTCGCAAACGTATGGTATCGTGATCGGCGGCGCAAACCGCCGCGCTGAGGCCgagaagctggtcaaggGTGTCAACCTGCTGATCGCGACCCCCGGTCGTCTGCTCGACCATCTCCAAAACACTCAAGGTTTTGTCTTCAAGAACCTGAAGACTCTGGTCATTGATGAGGCTGATCGTATCCTGGAAGTCGGATTCGAGGACGAGATGCGCCAGATTGTCAAGATCTTGCCCACAGAAGAGCGCCAAACCATGCTTTTCTCCGCTACGCAAACAACAAAGGTCGAGGATTTGGCGCGTATTTCCCTGCGCCCCGGCCCCTTATACATCAACGTGGATCACCGCAAGGAGCACTCGACCGTGGAGGGCCTGGAACAGGGTTACGTGCTGTGTGAAGCCGACAAACGATTCttgcttctcttttccttcctgAAGCGCAACCTTaagaagaagatcattgtcttcttctccagctgTAACTGTGTCAAGTACCACGCTGAACTTCTCAACTACATCGATCTCCCCGTTTTGGAGCTGCATGGCAAGCAAAAGCAGCAGAAACGGACCAACACCTTTTTTGAATTCTGCAACGCCAAGCAGGGTACATTGATCTGTACCGACGTCGCTGCTCGTGGTCTCGAT ATCCCTGCCGTCGACTGGATTATCCAATTCGATCCCCCAGATGACCCGCGCGACTACATTCACCGTGTGGGTCGGACAGCTCGAGGTGCCAACGGCAAGGGCCGCAGTCTGATGTTCCTGCAACCATCAGAGGTTGGGTTCCTGAAGCACCTCAAGGAGGCCCGTGTGCCTGTCGTGGAGTTTGAGTTCCCCAACTCAAAGATTGTTAATGTTCAGTCccagctggagaagctgATTGGACAAAATTACTATCTGAACAAG TCGGCCAAGGAAGGCTACCGGTCCTACCTCCAAGCCTACGCCTCGCACTCTCTCCGGTCGGTATTCGATGTACACAAGTTGGATTTGGTCAAGGTGGCCAAGGGCTTCGGTTTCTCTGCTCCGCCTCGGATTGACATTTCCCTGGGCGCGAGTCTGGGCCGGGACAAGAAGCAGGAACAGCAAGGCCGCCGGACGTATGGTAGCCAGCCCAAGGGTGGCAAGGGCTTGAAATTCAAGCGCAAGCACGATGACTAG